The proteins below are encoded in one region of Aquisphaera giovannonii:
- a CDS encoding iron-containing alcohol dehydrogenase, whose product MTFEFATAGRILFGRGAVRQVPELARGLGKRALLVLGRSGRGGDEMAAALEGAGIPSARYHVGGEPTTTMVDEASALARGFGCDLVVSLGGGSVIDLGKAVAGMLANPGEVLDYLEVVGRGMPLANPALPSIAIPTTSGTGAEVTRNAVLDVAGKDVKVSLRSFHLLPRAAVVDPSLTDGLPPAITAYTGMDAVTQLIEAFVGNAANPMTDGVCREGLRLAAGAIVPAVEDGSNQAARDAMSVAATFSGMALANAKLGAVHGFAGVLGGVTGHAHGAICARLLPFVCEANVRALRRSPEGTRTLDRYAEVARILTGDPSARPEGVADWARRVGERFAIPTLGAGGLEASAIPAIIPSAERASSMQGNPIKLPADELRAILEAAL is encoded by the coding sequence TTGACGTTCGAGTTCGCCACCGCCGGGCGCATCCTCTTCGGCCGCGGGGCCGTCCGCCAGGTCCCCGAGCTCGCCCGCGGCCTGGGCAAGCGGGCCCTCCTCGTCCTGGGCCGGAGCGGCCGGGGCGGCGACGAGATGGCCGCCGCGCTCGAGGGGGCCGGCATCCCGAGCGCCCGCTACCACGTCGGCGGCGAGCCGACCACGACGATGGTGGACGAGGCCTCGGCCCTGGCGCGAGGCTTCGGCTGCGACCTCGTCGTCTCGCTCGGCGGCGGCAGCGTCATCGACCTGGGCAAGGCCGTCGCGGGGATGCTCGCCAACCCCGGCGAGGTGCTCGACTACCTGGAAGTTGTCGGCCGAGGCATGCCGCTCGCCAATCCCGCTCTGCCGTCGATCGCGATACCCACCACGTCCGGCACCGGCGCGGAGGTGACGCGCAACGCCGTGCTCGATGTCGCCGGCAAGGACGTGAAGGTCAGCCTGCGGAGCTTCCACCTGCTCCCCCGCGCGGCGGTCGTCGACCCGTCGCTCACCGACGGCCTGCCCCCGGCGATCACGGCCTACACGGGGATGGATGCGGTCACGCAGCTCATCGAGGCGTTCGTCGGCAACGCCGCCAACCCGATGACCGACGGGGTCTGCCGCGAGGGCCTGCGGCTCGCCGCCGGGGCCATCGTCCCGGCCGTCGAGGACGGCTCGAACCAGGCGGCCCGCGACGCGATGAGCGTCGCGGCCACCTTCAGCGGCATGGCCCTCGCCAATGCGAAGCTCGGCGCCGTGCACGGCTTCGCGGGGGTGCTCGGCGGCGTCACGGGCCACGCCCACGGCGCCATCTGCGCCCGCCTCCTGCCCTTCGTCTGCGAGGCCAACGTCCGCGCGCTGCGGCGGTCGCCAGAAGGCACCCGCACGCTCGACCGCTACGCCGAGGTCGCGCGGATCCTGACCGGCGACCCGTCCGCCCGGCCCGAGGGCGTCGCCGACTGGGCCCGCCGCGTCGGCGAGCGGTTCGCCATCCCGACGCTCGGCGCCGGCGGCCTGGAGGCGTCCGCCATCCCGGCCATCATCCCGTCCGCCGAGCGGGCCAGCAGCATGCAGGGCAACCCGATCAAGCTGCCGGCCGACGAGCTGCGGGCGATCCTCGAGGCCGCGCTGTGA
- a CDS encoding putative quinol monooxygenase — MLIVHVHIEVKPEHVDAFKVACEDNSRNSLKEPGIARFDVLQQQDDPAKFVLVEVYTADDAPAAHKQTDHYKRWAATVAPMMAAPRTGLKYDRLYPQDGPP, encoded by the coding sequence ATGCTGATCGTCCACGTCCACATCGAGGTGAAGCCGGAGCACGTCGACGCCTTCAAGGTCGCCTGCGAGGACAACTCGCGGAACAGCCTGAAGGAGCCGGGGATCGCCCGGTTCGACGTCCTCCAGCAGCAGGACGACCCCGCGAAATTCGTCCTCGTGGAGGTCTACACCGCGGACGACGCCCCCGCCGCCCACAAGCAGACCGACCATTACAAGCGATGGGCCGCGACCGTCGCCCCCATGATGGCCGCGCCCCGGACCGGCCTGAAGTACGACAGGCTCTATCCCCAGGATGGCCCCCCTTGA
- a CDS encoding sensor histidine kinase, with protein sequence MNPDRKRNDPGPAGEAEAPGVPSAAVPGLVHHLWQFRLQYREVREDDKVLRAATKLAMDLFGAAEGAVVVGEPGPVGIKLQAAIPEGSGWDRTMLSEFLRGRKVRVPPELMLARIRRKGRMWGILAVRDARKEFNWDSRQAFSMIGSVANEIIDGVDRERIREVRARVDRKILEQSLPKHLSYELLHGIRSLTGYDHSAALLIHDGESGSLEIVAEQIAWRKAKGRNVGRKLPLPPPLREVLDRPYVCGFDRNGKGWVNWTGTDTAGLAELLDYDDEAEGGRAGGPEAPPVPAEGAILCASLATKGGLLGILKIASVHPGAFCGYEVDLISQFLPQAAVALQNAQRAELLERRVLIAERKHAMAELARGVSHDVNNALGAVLPMVQQLVAELDDGDFDATTAAEDLRRVERSIQVCKRIFGAMVHFARGTARNPSAIALGHAVDGALAIFREALVRRGVVLTVDVPADLPPLLAVQADVEQLLINLLSNARDATGPGQSVAIRARCGNGVLEVVVEDDGCGMPAEHLARVKEPFFTTKANGSGLGLAICRSIVAELRGQFHIESSPGAGTRVRAAFPISQEEPGP encoded by the coding sequence ATGAACCCGGACAGGAAGCGCAACGACCCCGGGCCGGCTGGCGAGGCCGAAGCGCCCGGCGTGCCGTCGGCCGCCGTGCCGGGCCTGGTCCACCACCTCTGGCAGTTCCGGCTCCAGTACCGCGAGGTCCGCGAGGACGACAAGGTCCTCCGCGCCGCCACGAAGCTGGCCATGGACCTCTTCGGCGCGGCGGAGGGTGCGGTCGTCGTGGGGGAGCCCGGGCCGGTCGGAATCAAGCTCCAGGCGGCGATCCCCGAGGGGTCGGGCTGGGACCGGACGATGCTCTCGGAGTTCCTCCGCGGCCGCAAGGTCCGCGTGCCGCCCGAGCTCATGCTGGCGCGGATCCGACGCAAGGGGAGGATGTGGGGCATCCTCGCGGTCCGCGACGCCCGCAAGGAGTTCAACTGGGACTCGCGCCAGGCGTTCTCGATGATCGGCTCGGTGGCCAACGAGATCATCGACGGCGTCGACCGGGAGCGGATCCGCGAGGTCCGCGCGCGGGTGGACCGGAAGATCCTGGAGCAGAGCCTGCCCAAGCACCTCTCGTACGAATTGCTCCACGGGATCCGGTCGCTGACGGGGTACGACCACTCGGCGGCCCTCCTGATCCACGACGGCGAGTCCGGCTCGCTGGAGATCGTGGCGGAGCAGATCGCCTGGCGGAAGGCGAAGGGGCGGAACGTCGGCCGCAAGCTGCCGCTGCCGCCGCCGCTCCGCGAGGTGCTCGACCGGCCTTACGTCTGCGGCTTCGACCGCAACGGCAAGGGGTGGGTCAACTGGACCGGGACCGACACGGCCGGCCTGGCCGAGCTGCTGGACTACGACGACGAGGCCGAAGGCGGGCGGGCAGGGGGCCCGGAGGCCCCGCCGGTGCCGGCGGAGGGGGCCATCCTCTGCGCCTCGCTGGCGACGAAGGGGGGGCTGCTGGGGATCCTCAAGATCGCGTCGGTCCACCCGGGGGCCTTCTGCGGCTACGAGGTGGACCTGATCTCGCAGTTCCTGCCCCAGGCGGCCGTCGCCCTCCAGAACGCGCAGCGGGCCGAGCTGCTGGAGCGGCGGGTGCTGATCGCGGAGCGGAAGCACGCGATGGCGGAGCTGGCCCGGGGCGTCTCGCACGACGTGAACAACGCGCTGGGCGCGGTGCTGCCGATGGTCCAGCAGCTCGTCGCGGAGCTCGACGACGGGGACTTCGACGCGACGACCGCGGCGGAGGACCTCCGCCGGGTCGAGCGGTCGATCCAGGTCTGCAAGCGGATCTTCGGGGCGATGGTGCACTTCGCCCGGGGCACGGCGCGGAACCCCTCGGCGATCGCCCTGGGCCACGCGGTGGACGGGGCGCTCGCCATCTTCCGCGAGGCGCTCGTGCGCCGGGGGGTCGTGCTGACGGTGGACGTCCCGGCCGACCTGCCGCCGCTGCTGGCGGTCCAGGCGGACGTCGAGCAGCTCCTCATCAACCTGCTGAGCAACGCCCGGGACGCCACCGGGCCGGGGCAGAGCGTCGCCATCCGGGCCAGGTGCGGTAACGGGGTGCTCGAGGTGGTCGTCGAGGACGACGGCTGCGGGATGCCGGCGGAGCACCTGGCCCGGGTGAAGGAGCCCTTCTTCACCACCAAGGCGAACGGCTCCGGCCTGGGCCTGGCCATCTGCCGGTCGATCGTCGCGGAGCTCCGCGGCCAGTTCCACATCGAGAGCTCCCCCGGCGCCGGGACGCGCGTCCGGGCGGCCTTCCCGATCTCGCAAGAGGAGCCCGGTCCATGA
- a CDS encoding PP2C family protein-serine/threonine phosphatase — protein sequence MNPEPAGKARILVVDDEPNILHAVARILGKKHVVECVGSGEHALETAEQFRPDLAIVDIWLPAMNGFEVTRALKAVRPDVDVIIMTGDTEEPDETLIRAIDEGAFYFIQKPFNRRVLLTLVARCLELRSLRRDRERYLARVARELDQAREFQHSLLPPGRPRIPGLSVSARYLGCHELAGDFYDYVEAEGGGAAVLIADVVGHGTSAAMMTAVVKAAFRASHADDYEPSAAIDRLKESVRDFDPARFVTLCCGRVDPARGEFRYVNAGHPEPIILGARGGEPALLDSTGPILSSVFMDVPYEQKSHPLAPGDVVFLYTDGVTEARGPAGMFGRDRLLSHLQAGRRGDDLLDGLLADLAAFTGSPTGQDDITMLCVEVEGKG from the coding sequence ATGAATCCCGAGCCGGCCGGAAAGGCCCGGATCCTCGTCGTGGATGACGAGCCGAACATCCTCCACGCGGTGGCGCGGATCCTCGGCAAGAAGCACGTCGTCGAGTGCGTCGGCAGCGGCGAGCACGCGCTGGAGACGGCGGAGCAGTTCCGCCCCGACCTGGCGATCGTGGACATCTGGCTGCCGGCGATGAACGGCTTCGAGGTCACGCGCGCCCTCAAGGCCGTGCGCCCGGACGTGGACGTGATCATCATGACGGGCGACACGGAGGAGCCCGACGAGACCCTCATCCGGGCGATCGACGAGGGGGCCTTCTACTTCATCCAGAAGCCGTTCAACCGCCGCGTCCTGCTGACCCTGGTGGCCCGCTGCCTGGAGCTGCGATCCCTCCGCCGCGACCGCGAGCGCTACCTGGCCCGCGTGGCCCGCGAGCTGGACCAGGCCCGGGAGTTCCAGCACAGCCTGCTGCCGCCGGGGCGGCCGAGGATCCCGGGGCTGTCCGTCTCCGCCCGCTACCTCGGCTGCCACGAGCTGGCCGGCGACTTCTACGACTACGTCGAGGCCGAGGGCGGCGGCGCGGCCGTCCTGATCGCCGACGTGGTCGGCCACGGGACCTCCGCCGCGATGATGACCGCCGTCGTCAAGGCCGCCTTCCGCGCCTCGCACGCGGACGATTACGAGCCCTCGGCCGCGATCGACCGCCTGAAGGAGAGCGTCCGCGACTTCGACCCGGCCCGGTTCGTCACCCTCTGCTGCGGCCGCGTCGACCCGGCCCGGGGCGAGTTCCGCTACGTCAACGCCGGCCACCCGGAGCCGATCATCCTGGGCGCCCGCGGCGGCGAGCCGGCCCTCCTGGACTCGACCGGTCCGATCCTGTCCTCCGTCTTCATGGACGTCCCGTACGAGCAGAAGTCCCACCCATTGGCCCCCGGCGACGTCGTGTTCCTGTACACCGACGGCGTGACCGAGGCGCGGGGCCCCGCCGGCATGTTCGGCCGCGACCGGCTCCTCTCCCACCTCCAGGCCGGCCGCCGCGGCGACGACCTCCTCGACGGCCTCCTCGCCGACCTCGCCGCCTTCACCGGCTCCCCGACGGGGCAGGACGACATCACCATGCTCTGCGTGGAGGTGGAGGGTAAAGGGTAG